In the Primulina huaijiensis isolate GDHJ02 unplaced genomic scaffold, ASM1229523v2 scaffold207070, whole genome shotgun sequence genome, one interval contains:
- the LOC140966545 gene encoding leucine-rich repeat protein 1-like isoform X2, with the protein MSKIAVFLALALVLTYVECNSEGDVLNAWKSSLSDPNNVLQSWDPTLVNPCTWFHVTCNLDDSVVRVDLGNANLSGTLVPQLGLLANLQYLRLNKNKLSGSIPTGVLQLIQWGNLQILDVSYNNLAGRTRPTKAKGRVITTVVQDPKA; encoded by the exons ATGTCGAAAATCGCGGTCTTTCTGGCCTTGGCTCTAGTGCTTACATATGTGGAGTGCAACTCCGAAG GAGATGTTCTTAATGCGTGGAAATCTTCCCTGAGTGATCCAAACAATGTGCTACAAAGCTGGGATCCAACGTTGGTTAATCCTTGTACATGGTTTCATGTCACATGCAATTTGGACGATAGTGTAGTAAGAGT GGACCTTGGTAATGCTAACCTGTCTGGAACTCTTGTGCCTCAGCTGGGCTTGTTGGCTAATCTTCAGTATCT GAGGCTAAACAAAAATAAGTTGAGTGGGAGCATCCCAACTGGAGTTCTTCAGCTGATTCAATGGGGTAACTTGCAGATTCT GGATGTGTCGTACAATAATTTGGCTGGAAGAACTCGCCCCACCAAGGCAAAAG GTCGGGTGATTACAACTGTAGTTCAAGATCCAAAAGCTTAG
- the LOC140966545 gene encoding leucine-rich repeat protein 1-like isoform X1, which produces MSKIAVFLALALVLTYVECNSEGDVLNAWKSSLSDPNNVLQSWDPTLVNPCTWFHVTCNLDDSVVRVDLGNANLSGTLVPQLGLLANLQYLEVFSNKISGEIPSALGNLTRLVSLDLYDNKLSGPIPASLAYLRSLRFLRLNKNKLSGSIPTGVLQLIQWGNLQILDVSYNNLAGRTRPTKAKGRVITTVVQDPKA; this is translated from the exons ATGTCGAAAATCGCGGTCTTTCTGGCCTTGGCTCTAGTGCTTACATATGTGGAGTGCAACTCCGAAG GAGATGTTCTTAATGCGTGGAAATCTTCCCTGAGTGATCCAAACAATGTGCTACAAAGCTGGGATCCAACGTTGGTTAATCCTTGTACATGGTTTCATGTCACATGCAATTTGGACGATAGTGTAGTAAGAGT GGACCTTGGTAATGCTAACCTGTCTGGAACTCTTGTGCCTCAGCTGGGCTTGTTGGCTAATCTTCAGTATCT GGAGGTGTTTTCGAACAAAATTAGTGGAGAAATACCAAGTGCGCTAGGCAATTTGACTCGCCTAGTTAGTTTGGACTTATACGATAATAAATTAAGCGGTCCAATCCCAGCATCTCTAGCATATTTGAGATCCTTGAGATTCTT GAGGCTAAACAAAAATAAGTTGAGTGGGAGCATCCCAACTGGAGTTCTTCAGCTGATTCAATGGGGTAACTTGCAGATTCT GGATGTGTCGTACAATAATTTGGCTGGAAGAACTCGCCCCACCAAGGCAAAAG GTCGGGTGATTACAACTGTAGTTCAAGATCCAAAAGCTTAG